Proteins encoded by one window of Elaeis guineensis isolate ETL-2024a chromosome 12, EG11, whole genome shotgun sequence:
- the LOC105035532 gene encoding ruBisCO large subunit-binding protein subunit beta, chloroplastic: MASAFSTMSFAAPTGLATDSKLSASAKRFSQFSSLSFISSSSISGRRQNVSLRKRCNLKINAMAKELYFNKDGSAIKKLQTGVNKLADLVGVTLGPKGRNVVLESKYGSPRIVNDGVTVAKEVELEDPVENIGAKLVRQAAAKTNDLAGDGTTTSVVLAQGLIAEGVKVVAAGANPVQITRGIEKTAKALVSELKKMSKEVEDSELADVATVSAGNNYEIGNMVADAMSKVGRKGVVTLEEGKSAENSLYVVEGMQFDRGYISPYFVTDSEKMSAEYENCKLLLVDKKITNARDLINVLEDSIKGGYPILVIAEDIEQEALATLVVNKLRGALKIAAIKAPGFGERKSQYLDDIAILTGATVIRDEVGLTLDKADKEVLGTAAKVVLTKDSTTIVGDGSTQEAVNKRVAQIRNLMEAAEQEYEREKLNERIAKLSGGVAVIQVGAQTETELKEKKLRVEDALNATKAAVEEGIVVGGGCTLLRLASKVDAIKETLEDDEQKVGAEIVRRALSYPLKLIAKNAGVNGSVVTEKVLASDNLKYGYNAATGKYEDLMAVGIIDPTKVVRCCLEHAASVAKTFLTSDVVVVDIKEPEPVPAGNPMDNSGYGY; encoded by the exons ATGGCTTCAGCTTTCAGCACTATGTCATTTGCTGCTCCAACTGGCCTTGCAACAGACAGCAAGCTTTCAGCTTCTGCTAAAAGGTTTTCCCAATTTTCTTCACTTTCCTTTATATCATCTAGTTCCATCAGTGGCAGGAGACAGAATGTGTCTCTAAGGAAAAGATGTAACTTAAAGATTAATGCAATGGCCAAGGAGCTGTACTTCAACAAGGATGGATCAGCTATTAAAAAGCTGCAA ACTGGTGTTAacaagcttgcagaccttgttgGTGTTACTCTTGGTCCGAAAGGCAGAAATGTTGTTTTAGAGAGCAAATATGGATCTCCTAGAATCGTTAATGATGGGGTTACAGTGGCCAAAGAG GTTGAGCTGGAGGATCCTGTTGAGAATATTGGTGCAAAGCTGGTAAGACAAGCTGCTGCAAAGACCAATGACTTGGCTGGGGATGGAACAACTACTTCTGTTGTTCTTGCTCAAGGTTTGATTGCTGAAGGTGTTAAG GTGGTTGCAGCAGGAGCCAACCCAGTTCAGATTACTCGTGGCATTGAGAAAACTGCTAAAGCACTAGTTTCTGAACTCAAGAAAATGTCTAAGGAG GTTGAAGACAGTGAACTTGCAGATGTAGCTACAGTTAGTGCTGGAAACAACTATGAAATAGGAAACATGGTAGCTGATGCCATGAGCAAGGTGGGTAGGAAGGGGGTGGTTACACTTGAAGAAGGCAAAAGTGCAGAAAACAGCCTTTATGTGGTGGAGGGAATGCAATTTGATCGTGGTTATATTTCCCCCTACTTTGTAACAGACAGTGAAAAAATGTCAGCTGAATATGAGAATTGCAAG TTGCTTCTTGTGGACAAGAAAATCACAAATGCAAGAGATCTGATCAATGTTTTGGAGGATTCCATAAAAGGGGGTTATCCAATATTGGTAATTGCAGAAGACATTGAACAGGAAGCCCTTGCAACTCTTGTCGTGAACAAGCTTAGAGGGGCATTGAAAATTGCTGCAATTAAAGCCCCTGGATTTGGAGAGCGCAAAAGCCAATACCTAGATGACATTGCGATACTGACTGGAG CTACTGTAATAAGAGATGAAGTTGGGCTTACCTTGGATAAAGCTGACAAAGAGGTCTTGGGTACTGCTGCGAAGGTTGTACTAACCAAAGACTCAACCACCATAGTTGGTGATGGGAGCACACAGGAGGCAGTAAATAAAAGAGTTGCACAGATCCGGAATCTGATGGAG GCTGCTGAACAAGAATATGAAAGGGAAAAGCTTAATGAGAGGATAGCAAAACTCTCTGGTGGTGTTGCTGTCATTCAG GTTGGAGCGCAAACAGAAACAGAactgaaagagaaaaaattgagagtTGAAGATGCTCTCAATGCTACCAAG GCGGCTGTTGAGGAAGGTATTGTTGTTGGTGGTGGCTGTACTCTTTTGAGGCTTGCATCAAAGGTTGATGCTATCAAGGAGACTCTTGAGGATGATGAGCAAAAG GTTGGGGCAGAGATAGTGAGGAGGGCTTTGAGCTACCCACTGAAATTGATTGCTAAAAATGCTGGTGTCAATGGAAGTGTGGTCACTGAGAAG gTGCTTGCTAGTGACAACCTTAAATATGGTTATAATGCTGCAACTGGAAAATACGAGGATTTGATGGCTGTGGGTATTATTGACCCAACTAAG GTGGTGAGGTGCTGTTTGGAGCATGCAGCTTCAGTCGCCAAGACCTTCCTAACCTCGGATGTTGTGGTTGTTGACATCAAGGAGCCTGAGCCTGTTCCTGCAGGAAACCCAATGGACAATTCAG GGTATGGGTACTAA